A region from the Kiritimatiellia bacterium genome encodes:
- the rpsB gene encoding 30S ribosomal protein S2, whose amino-acid sequence MDTTAPAPRVPVDLKTLLEAGVHFGHRTRRWNPKMKPFIFGERNGIYVIDLGQTLERLAAAREFLRQTVRSGRQVLMVGTKKQAQELVRQAAESLKMPYVVNRWLGGMLTNNRTIRQSVVRMRKLEEMAASGALDTMPKKEAASARHELAKLQKSLSGVANMEQLPGAVLVVDVCRDAIAVAEANRLGIPVVALVDTNADPDLVQYPIPANDDAIRSIQVILNDLVAAMREGLEEFEREEEERRRQRAAEEAEERARQEAAEKMRRQREREERRRREEALAKAKAAEVETLPAPDSSAPLAPMVDSAPEVDLPGRLLKEVKDDE is encoded by the coding sequence ATGGACACGACTGCGCCGGCACCCAGAGTGCCGGTGGATCTGAAAACGTTGCTCGAAGCGGGCGTCCACTTCGGGCACCGCACCCGCCGATGGAATCCGAAGATGAAACCGTTCATCTTCGGCGAGCGCAACGGCATCTACGTGATCGACCTGGGCCAGACCCTGGAACGGCTCGCCGCGGCGCGGGAGTTTTTGCGCCAGACGGTCCGATCGGGTCGCCAGGTGCTGATGGTCGGGACCAAGAAACAGGCCCAAGAGCTGGTCCGACAGGCCGCCGAATCGCTGAAGATGCCCTATGTCGTGAACCGGTGGCTGGGGGGCATGCTCACCAACAACCGGACGATCCGACAAAGCGTCGTGCGGATGCGCAAACTGGAGGAAATGGCCGCCAGCGGCGCACTGGACACGATGCCCAAAAAGGAGGCCGCGTCCGCCCGGCACGAGCTGGCCAAGCTCCAGAAAAGCCTCAGTGGTGTCGCCAACATGGAGCAGCTGCCGGGCGCCGTGCTGGTGGTGGACGTCTGCCGCGACGCGATCGCGGTCGCCGAGGCCAACCGGCTCGGCATCCCCGTCGTCGCGCTGGTGGACACCAACGCCGACCCCGATTTGGTCCAGTACCCAATTCCCGCCAACGACGACGCGATCCGGTCGATCCAGGTCATTCTAAACGACCTCGTCGCCGCCATGCGCGAAGGCCTCGAAGAGTTCGAGCGGGAGGAGGAGGAACGCCGTCGTCAGCGCGCGGCGGAGGAAGCCGAAGAGCGGGCCCGACAGGAGGCGGCCGAAAAAATGCGCCGTCAACGCGAGCGGGAGGAGCGCCGCCGTCGCGAAGAGGCGCTGGCGAAGGCGAAGGCTGCGGAGGTGGAAACGCTCCCTGCGCCGGACTCATCTGCGCCGCTCGCGCCCATGGTGGACTCCGCCCCTGAGGTGGATCTGCCCGGCCGGCTGCTGAAAGAGGTAAAGGACGATGAATGA
- the tsf gene encoding translation elongation factor Ts, with amino-acid sequence MNEISAALVKELRDETNVGMMECKRALVEAGGDKARAIQILRERGLAVASKKASRAANNGVIAASVSADGRIGVMLEVNCETDFVARNEVFRAFVAGLLRRAEQSAGDLAAEAADAVRETIQKTGENIVLRRHLRLEAGANGRWAAYVHLGDKLGVLAELEVQGAAAAPQLADIARDVTLHLAACRPPYLRREDVPAAVLAAEKEIYAKQVSNKPPAIVEKIVQGKIEKYFSSVCLLEQPFVKDDKVSVGTWLEAKGRELGAKISVRRYVIWALGE; translated from the coding sequence ATGAATGAGATCTCCGCCGCACTGGTGAAGGAACTGCGCGACGAGACGAACGTCGGGATGATGGAGTGCAAGCGCGCACTCGTGGAGGCGGGAGGCGATAAGGCCCGCGCAATTCAGATCCTCCGCGAACGCGGACTTGCGGTCGCATCGAAAAAGGCCTCGCGCGCGGCGAACAACGGCGTCATCGCGGCCTCAGTCTCCGCAGACGGCCGCATCGGCGTGATGCTCGAGGTCAACTGCGAGACCGACTTCGTCGCCCGCAATGAGGTGTTCCGCGCCTTCGTCGCCGGGCTGTTGCGCCGAGCCGAGCAGAGCGCCGGCGACCTCGCCGCGGAGGCCGCCGACGCAGTGCGCGAGACGATCCAGAAGACCGGCGAGAACATCGTGCTCCGCCGTCACCTGCGTCTGGAGGCGGGCGCCAATGGCCGATGGGCCGCCTATGTGCATCTCGGCGACAAGCTCGGCGTGCTCGCGGAGCTCGAGGTCCAGGGGGCCGCCGCCGCACCGCAGCTGGCGGACATTGCCCGCGACGTGACGCTGCACCTCGCCGCCTGCCGTCCCCCGTACCTGCGGCGCGAAGACGTGCCCGCCGCGGTGCTGGCCGCGGAAAAAGAGATCTACGCAAAACAGGTCAGCAACAAGCCGCCCGCGATCGTGGAAAAAATCGTTCAGGGCAAGATTGAAAAATACTTCTCCAGCGTGTGCCTGCTCGAACAGCCGTTTGTGAAAGACGACAAGGTGAGTGTCGGCACATGGCTCGAAGCAAAGGGGCGAGAGCTCGGCGCAAAGATCAGTGTGCGCCGTTATGTGATCTGGGCGCTCGGCGAGTGA